The proteins below are encoded in one region of Firmicutes bacterium HGW-Firmicutes-1:
- a CDS encoding DUF4870 domain-containing protein, with amino-acid sequence MSYTLKETIIKGVLTLTQDDKTIGGLIPLLGIFGFSIVSIILWAVKKDESVFVDEVGKEYLNFVISLIIYSAVAGILCIILIGIVLFVAIGIFSLVVSIIATIKAFGGEVYQYPLIIRFVK; translated from the coding sequence ATGTCTTATACACTAAAAGAAACAATTATTAAAGGAGTGTTAACATTGACACAGGACGATAAAACGATAGGCGGTTTAATTCCATTACTTGGTATTTTTGGATTCTCAATTGTTTCGATTATACTTTGGGCAGTAAAAAAAGATGAATCTGTATTTGTAGATGAAGTAGGAAAAGAATACTTAAACTTTGTTATTAGCCTTATTATTTACTCGGCAGTTGCAGGCATATTATGTATTATTCTCATTGGTATTGTACTGTTTGTTGCAATTGGAATTTTCTCATTGGTAGTAAGTATCATAGCAACAATCAAAGCCTTTGGTGGCGAAGTATATCAATATCCTCTAATCATAAGATTCGTTAAATAA
- the corA gene encoding magnesium and cobalt transport protein CorA: MIHTLALTKDMKLIEDLELSELDNENIEWYWVDFDCPNKDEAMLLDTHFHFHPLAIEDCMYLLQRPKIDSYDDYIFFVFQALKEDDLEPIELDLFLGSNYAVTFHNIHLSHIDVIDLKIKSDDRIWSEGSLAICYHILNKIVEDYFPVVYRLEDVIDEIEANVEKATTIKLLDKIFDVRSDLLIVLRIVNQMEELLYRILASENLKKKHLYFSDIHDHLLKLKEMIESSQAISSEIRDSYISYNSYRMNKNMMLLTVITAIFIPLTFIVGVYGMNFKYMPELEMKSGYFIVLGGMLVIVVLMIIWFKMKGWFDIDK; this comes from the coding sequence ATGATTCATACATTGGCATTGACGAAGGATATGAAGTTGATAGAAGATCTTGAACTAAGCGAACTAGACAATGAAAATATAGAGTGGTATTGGGTGGATTTTGATTGCCCGAATAAAGATGAGGCCATGCTGTTAGATACTCATTTTCATTTTCATCCACTTGCCATTGAAGATTGTATGTATTTACTACAGAGGCCAAAGATTGATAGCTATGATGATTATATTTTTTTCGTTTTTCAAGCACTAAAGGAAGATGATTTAGAACCGATTGAATTAGATTTGTTCCTTGGTAGTAATTACGCGGTCACATTTCATAATATTCACTTAAGTCATATTGATGTAATAGATTTAAAGATTAAATCAGATGATAGAATATGGTCAGAGGGTAGCTTGGCAATCTGTTATCATATTTTAAATAAGATAGTAGAGGATTACTTTCCAGTAGTTTATAGATTAGAGGATGTAATAGATGAGATTGAAGCCAATGTGGAAAAAGCTACAACAATTAAGCTCTTAGATAAGATATTTGATGTGCGTTCAGACCTTTTAATCGTTCTGAGAATTGTGAATCAAATGGAAGAGTTATTATATAGAATTCTGGCCTCTGAAAATCTCAAGAAAAAACACCTGTATTTTTCCGATATTCACGATCATCTATTAAAGCTTAAGGAAATGATTGAATCTTCACAAGCGATATCCTCTGAAATAAGAGATAGTTATATTTCTTATAATTCGTATCGTATGAATAAGAATATGATGCTATTAACAGTTATTACTGCAATTTTTATCCCGTTAACATTTATTGTTGGTGTTTATGGAATGAATTTTAAGTATATGCCAGAGCTTGAAATGAAGTCTGGATATTTTATTGTATTGGGAGGAATGTTGGTTATTGTTGTTCTAATGATCATTTGGTTTAAAATGAAAGGTTGGTTTGATATAGATAAGTAA
- the thiD gene encoding bifunctional hydroxymethylpyrimidine kinase/phosphomethylpyrimidine kinase, protein MKKVLTIAGSDCSGGAGIQADIKTITAHKMYAMSAITALTAQNTTGIYGVMEVTTELVEKQLDCIFNDIYPDAIKIGMVSSIEIIEVIAKKLVDYNAKNIVIDPVMFSTSGHALMSKDAMSILITKLLPLANIITPNIDEAKYLSGLLTISTTQDMLLAAEMISKNIKGWVLIKGGHLEHAADDLLFKDGEAIWFEGVKIDNANTHGTGCTLSSSIACNLANGHTIEKSIAKAKGYITGALKAQLNLGRGNGPLNHCYLL, encoded by the coding sequence ATGAAAAAAGTTCTGACAATAGCTGGATCTGATTGTAGTGGTGGCGCTGGTATTCAAGCAGATATTAAGACGATTACAGCTCATAAAATGTATGCAATGAGTGCGATTACCGCATTAACAGCTCAAAATACCACAGGTATTTATGGAGTTATGGAAGTTACCACTGAATTAGTTGAAAAGCAATTAGACTGTATTTTCAATGATATATATCCAGATGCAATAAAAATTGGCATGGTATCCTCAATTGAGATAATTGAAGTAATTGCTAAAAAACTTGTAGATTATAATGCCAAAAACATCGTAATTGATCCAGTGATGTTTTCTACCAGTGGGCATGCATTAATGAGTAAAGATGCGATGTCAATTCTAATAACAAAGCTTTTACCCTTAGCAAATATCATTACTCCTAATATTGATGAGGCAAAATATCTATCTGGATTATTAACAATATCAACTACACAGGATATGTTACTGGCAGCAGAGATGATATCTAAAAATATAAAAGGGTGGGTATTGATTAAAGGAGGACATTTGGAGCATGCAGCAGATGACTTACTATTTAAAGATGGAGAAGCTATCTGGTTTGAGGGAGTAAAGATTGATAATGCCAACACGCATGGAACTGGATGTACGCTATCTTCTTCAATAGCATGTAATCTTGCTAATGGACATACTATTGAAAAAAGTATTGCGAAGGCTAAAGGATATATTACAGGTGCGTTAAAAGCGCAACTTAACTTGGGAAGGGGAAATGGACCATTAAACCATTGCTATTTACTGTAA
- a CDS encoding TetR/AcrR family transcriptional regulator translates to MIRLPKKSFEKLSEEKKSTIINAALAEFGSHSYHDSSLNNIVKITKIPKGSIYQYFEDKLDLYKYILMLATNEKICFFTKEAEISKELSIFELVKMLFRKGIQFASMHPQFAAVGNQFAKETNEKLKKEILQGANESGESFFTGLVEAAKLKGDIDNKLNTKACVQMFMTLNQAVLDEMLKNFEIETIGLHEEEMYEWVDQLLDILINGMKSN, encoded by the coding sequence ATGATACGATTGCCGAAGAAATCTTTCGAAAAACTATCAGAAGAAAAGAAAAGTACTATTATAAATGCAGCTTTGGCTGAGTTTGGAAGCCATTCGTATCATGATAGTAGCCTAAATAACATCGTTAAGATAACTAAAATACCTAAGGGAAGCATTTATCAATATTTTGAAGATAAACTGGATTTATACAAATATATTTTAATGTTAGCTACCAATGAAAAAATCTGTTTTTTTACTAAGGAAGCGGAGATTTCAAAGGAACTGTCAATATTTGAACTCGTTAAGATGCTTTTTAGAAAAGGTATACAATTTGCTTCTATGCATCCTCAGTTTGCAGCGGTAGGGAATCAATTTGCAAAGGAAACCAACGAAAAACTTAAAAAAGAAATTTTGCAAGGAGCAAATGAATCAGGAGAAAGCTTTTTTACAGGGTTAGTGGAAGCGGCAAAGTTAAAGGGTGATATTGACAATAAGCTTAATACAAAAGCCTGTGTTCAAATGTTTATGACTTTAAATCAAGCAGTTCTTGATGAGATGCTAAAGAATTTTGAAATAGAAACAATAGGATTACATGAAGAAGAAATGTATGAATGGGTGGATCAATTGCTTGATATCTTGATAAATGGAATGAAATCAAACTAG
- a CDS encoding XRE family transcriptional regulator: MIKMTIRIIVKEIRLKKDLSLRDLEKKCGIAKSTLSNIENNNTDAKVSTLCKIAKGIGCSLDELVKY; this comes from the coding sequence ATGATAAAAATGACAATTCGAATTATTGTGAAAGAAATACGTTTGAAAAAAGATTTGTCTTTAAGAGATTTAGAAAAAAAATGCGGTATAGCAAAATCTACACTTTCTAACATTGAGAATAATAATACTGATGCTAAGGTGTCAACACTTTGTAAAATAGCAAAGGGTATTGGGTGTTCCTTAGACGAATTAGTGAAATACTGA
- a CDS encoding MerR family transcriptional regulator, giving the protein MFSIGTFSNINKITTKTLRHYDEIGLLKPEFVDPFTGYRYYTSDQLPRLHKIITLKQMGLALNDIKASLNNPESLELFLKLKEQDILNQIGEEQSKLMQIRSYFNLMKGAEFSMYTTVIKPLPEVIVASMRQIVPSYDTFFDLCPNVMAKEMENVGCVCAVPEYCFNIYHDGEYKEHDIDVEICEAISEMKKDTEILKFKVIPEVPLAACALHKGPYETLRDAYSYIFKWIEENQYDILDFPRESFIDGIWNKESNEDWLTEIQVPVKVKV; this is encoded by the coding sequence ATGTTCTCTATAGGGACGTTTTCAAACATTAATAAAATTACAACTAAAACACTCAGACACTATGATGAGATTGGACTTCTTAAACCTGAATTTGTTGATCCATTCACTGGTTATCGATATTATACGTCGGATCAGTTGCCCAGATTGCATAAAATCATAACTTTAAAGCAAATGGGGCTTGCTCTCAATGACATTAAAGCAAGTCTCAATAATCCAGAGTCACTGGAGCTGTTTTTAAAACTCAAGGAACAGGATATTTTAAATCAAATCGGTGAAGAACAGTCTAAACTGATGCAAATACGAAGTTATTTCAATTTAATGAAAGGAGCTGAATTTTCTATGTATACTACAGTTATTAAACCACTTCCGGAAGTCATCGTGGCTTCAATGCGCCAGATTGTCCCTAGCTATGATACGTTTTTTGATTTGTGTCCAAATGTGATGGCAAAAGAAATGGAAAATGTAGGTTGTGTATGCGCTGTTCCCGAGTATTGCTTTAATATTTATCATGATGGTGAGTATAAGGAACATGATATTGATGTGGAGATCTGTGAAGCGATTTCAGAGATGAAGAAAGATACGGAGATTCTTAAGTTTAAAGTTATCCCCGAAGTACCACTAGCAGCATGTGCACTTCATAAGGGACCCTATGAAACCTTAAGGGATGCATACTCTTATATTTTTAAATGGATCGAAGAAAATCAATATGATATTCTTGATTTTCCTCGAGAGTCTTTTATCGATGGTATTTGGAATAAGGAAAGTAATGAAGATTGGTTGACTGAGATTCAAGTGCCTGTAAAAGTTAAGGTGTAG
- a CDS encoding ABC transporter permease — MKSLKALLKTEMLLASREFSAIFFGVLFPMAMALLLGFINGDQLAYGGAVFTKNQQAFGALISIGICACGLMGLPLNLADYRHKHILKRFKVTPISPLQLLLAQIMISLFIAIVSAIGVWLVLKVFFGYHMIGSIFHFILAYFLLTFAIFSLGGMIASLAPNMKTANFTCTIIYFPMLFLSGATIPYEILPKSLQTVSNVLPLTQGIKLLKGVSLGQPIDHLVISILLLIVVGVVSLSLSVKFFRWD; from the coding sequence ATGAAATCTTTAAAAGCACTTTTAAAAACTGAAATGTTACTGGCTTCAAGAGAATTTTCAGCAATTTTCTTTGGAGTCTTGTTTCCAATGGCTATGGCACTATTGCTAGGATTCATAAATGGAGATCAACTAGCCTATGGAGGTGCGGTCTTTACTAAAAATCAGCAAGCTTTTGGGGCGCTCATATCTATTGGTATTTGTGCTTGTGGTCTTATGGGTTTACCTCTTAATCTAGCAGATTATAGACATAAACACATATTAAAAAGATTTAAAGTGACTCCTATCAGCCCGCTACAGCTTCTATTAGCACAAATTATGATTAGCCTATTCATTGCAATTGTGTCAGCTATTGGAGTCTGGCTTGTGCTAAAGGTTTTTTTTGGATACCATATGATTGGATCTATTTTCCACTTTATTTTAGCTTACTTCCTACTTACATTTGCAATTTTCTCTCTTGGTGGAATGATTGCAAGCCTTGCTCCTAATATGAAAACAGCTAATTTTACCTGTACGATAATTTACTTTCCAATGCTCTTTTTATCAGGAGCAACAATACCCTATGAAATATTACCTAAAAGTCTGCAAACTGTGTCCAATGTATTACCACTAACTCAAGGGATTAAACTATTAAAGGGCGTTTCTTTAGGTCAGCCGATTGATCATCTAGTAATCTCCATTCTTCTTTTAATTGTTGTCGGAGTTGTTAGCTTAAGTCTTTCCGTTAAATTCTTTCGTTGGGATTAG
- a CDS encoding ABC transporter ATP-binding protein, which translates to MFENNQPIVLTVQRLSKSYKDLQAVKDLNLEIQKGEIFGLLGHNGAGKSTTIECILGTKDYEEGSIQLLDMDPKKDRKKLFEKVGVQFQQGHYQDRLKVKEICELTSSFYTHTLDWKELLTTLSLKDKYSHFISELSGGEKQKLSILLAFIHEPEIVFLDELTTGLDPKARREIWKYIEMLRDQGVTVFLTSHYMDEVEYLCDRICILKNGISTILDTPDRVITTSGQRTLEEAYLFFTEQEVCKI; encoded by the coding sequence ATGTTTGAAAATAACCAGCCAATTGTTTTAACTGTTCAAAGACTCTCAAAATCATATAAGGACCTACAGGCTGTTAAAGATCTAAATCTAGAGATCCAAAAAGGCGAAATTTTCGGTTTGCTTGGGCATAATGGTGCAGGAAAATCAACAACCATTGAATGTATTTTAGGAACAAAGGATTATGAAGAAGGATCCATACAATTACTTGATATGGATCCTAAAAAGGATCGAAAGAAATTATTCGAAAAAGTGGGCGTTCAATTCCAACAAGGACATTATCAAGACAGGCTTAAGGTAAAAGAAATTTGCGAATTAACTTCCAGTTTTTATACCCACACTCTGGATTGGAAGGAACTTCTAACTACCTTATCCTTAAAAGATAAATACAGTCATTTCATCTCAGAATTATCTGGTGGTGAAAAGCAAAAGTTATCCATCCTTCTAGCGTTTATTCATGAGCCAGAGATCGTATTTCTAGATGAATTAACCACTGGCTTAGATCCTAAAGCACGTAGAGAAATCTGGAAGTATATTGAAATGTTAAGAGATCAAGGTGTCACAGTTTTTTTAACTTCACATTACATGGATGAAGTTGAATATCTTTGTGACCGCATATGCATCTTGAAAAATGGGATCTCCACCATACTTGACACTCCTGATAGAGTGATTACCACAAGTGGTCAACGCACCCTTGAAGAAGCTTATTTGTTTTTTACTGAACAGGAGGTATGTAAAATATGA
- a CDS encoding DegV family protein, which produces MSNIQIVTDSTAYMLREQAIEKEIEIVPLSVYFNGTVTNEGFPGEFNDFFEALMTSKDFPTTSQPSAEAFKSVYEKALACDKEVIVIVISSKLSGTYNSASVAAKMVDENRISVIDSETTASNLRILVERAKELSEEGKPREEIVKIINEEKSRMSINLTVDTLDYLKKGGRLTDIQAFIGSILNIKPIIALVEGKLVPVGKARGKSKAIDMMVSNIPMDVKIISICQISALEEAEQIKHILSSKFAHAHINIDDLGPVIGAHLGPKAIGICFTW; this is translated from the coding sequence ATGTCCAATATCCAAATAGTTACAGACAGCACAGCTTATATGCTACGAGAACAGGCGATAGAGAAAGAAATTGAAATAGTACCATTATCCGTTTACTTCAACGGTACGGTAACAAATGAAGGATTTCCAGGAGAGTTTAATGACTTCTTTGAAGCTTTAATGACCTCAAAAGATTTCCCCACTACATCTCAACCTTCGGCTGAAGCATTTAAAAGTGTTTATGAAAAAGCACTTGCCTGTGACAAGGAAGTCATAGTAATCGTAATCTCCTCAAAACTGAGTGGAACTTATAATAGTGCATCTGTTGCAGCAAAGATGGTTGATGAAAATCGTATATCGGTAATTGATTCAGAAACAACTGCATCTAACCTTAGAATCCTAGTAGAGCGAGCAAAAGAATTATCAGAAGAAGGAAAACCGAGAGAAGAGATTGTAAAAATAATCAATGAAGAAAAGAGTAGGATGAGTATTAATTTAACAGTGGATACCTTAGATTATCTAAAAAAAGGTGGAAGATTAACAGATATTCAGGCCTTTATTGGTTCGATTCTCAATATTAAACCTATCATTGCCCTTGTAGAAGGGAAACTTGTTCCAGTAGGTAAGGCAAGAGGGAAAAGTAAGGCAATTGATATGATGGTTTCAAATATTCCAATGGATGTGAAAATAATAAGTATTTGCCAAATATCTGCCCTGGAAGAAGCAGAACAGATAAAACATATACTGTCTTCAAAGTTTGCGCATGCGCATATAAACATAGATGATTTAGGTCCAGTCATTGGAGCTCATTTAGGACCTAAAGCTATAGGAATATGTTTTACTTGGTAA
- a CDS encoding secondary thiamine-phosphate synthase enzyme encodes MKSYRKELNFNIPTRRGYVNITQQVQQCIHESGVKEGLVLANAMNITASVFINDDESGLHQDFEKWLEVLAPEKPHSQYKHNGYEDNADAHLKRQLMGREVVVAITNGKLDFGTWEQIFYGEYDGKRQKRVLVKIIGE; translated from the coding sequence ATGAAGTCTTACAGAAAAGAATTGAATTTTAATATTCCAACAAGAAGAGGGTATGTAAATATTACCCAGCAGGTTCAACAATGTATTCATGAAAGTGGGGTTAAAGAAGGTCTTGTACTTGCAAATGCGATGAACATTACAGCAAGTGTTTTTATAAATGATGATGAATCAGGATTACATCAAGACTTTGAAAAATGGTTAGAAGTATTAGCACCTGAAAAACCCCATAGCCAATATAAACACAATGGTTATGAAGACAATGCGGATGCCCATTTAAAAAGGCAATTGATGGGGAGAGAAGTGGTTGTTGCGATAACAAATGGCAAGTTAGATTTTGGGACTTGGGAACAAATCTTTTATGGCGAGTATGATGGTAAGCGACAAAAACGAGTGCTTGTTAAAATTATTGGAGAGTAG
- a CDS encoding D-xylose ABC transporter ATP-binding protein (with RbsBCD acts to import ribose into the cell; RbsA contains 2 ATP-binding domain), which translates to MDNYLVELTGISKSFPGVKALDHVNLTLKPGEVVGLLGENGAGKSTLMKILSGVIQKDEGSIKIKGQEVHFSTPKEAESFGIAIIHQELNLCRHLTVAENIFLTREETRVGILRKKETNNKAKVILDSLNLDIQPTDIVGSLQVSKQQMVEISKALSIDADIIIMDEPTSALTEKEIDELFRIINHLKAQNKGIIYISHRLEELVHIVDRVTILRDGQYITTMDYKQELLPQVISHMVGREIKDKFPKVHCEIGEEVFSVKNFSTPNGVKSVHFSVKKGEIVAFAGLMGAGRSELVRAIFGADKKNSGEIYLNGEAITIKSPRDAIRHGIYCVPEDRKKDGLCIKMSVKHNITLPNLDMTATLDVIHPQKEAHLTAKIIEKLGIRTPSQEQLVKNLSGGNQQKIVVGKWLARDAKVIFFDEPTRGIDVAAKIEIYNLMNQLKEQGIAVIYVSSELPEVLGLSDRVLVMCNGNLRAELKTEETNQEEILFYATQYESTEVS; encoded by the coding sequence ATGGACAATTATTTAGTAGAACTAACAGGAATAAGCAAATCCTTTCCAGGTGTTAAAGCATTGGATCATGTAAATTTAACCTTGAAGCCTGGTGAAGTTGTTGGACTATTAGGTGAAAACGGTGCAGGAAAATCTACATTAATGAAAATTTTGTCTGGGGTTATCCAAAAAGATGAAGGATCAATAAAGATAAAAGGACAAGAAGTTCATTTTTCAACTCCTAAAGAGGCAGAAAGCTTTGGCATTGCAATTATTCATCAGGAATTAAACTTATGTAGACATCTTACTGTTGCAGAAAATATTTTTTTAACAAGAGAAGAAACAAGGGTTGGAATTCTACGTAAGAAAGAAACGAATAATAAAGCAAAAGTCATATTAGACTCTTTGAACCTAGATATACAACCAACGGACATTGTCGGTTCGTTACAAGTATCTAAACAACAAATGGTAGAAATATCCAAAGCATTATCGATTGATGCAGATATCATTATAATGGATGAACCAACGTCTGCATTAACAGAAAAAGAGATTGATGAATTATTTAGGATTATAAATCATTTAAAAGCACAAAACAAAGGAATCATATACATATCCCATCGCTTAGAAGAACTCGTTCATATCGTCGATCGAGTTACCATATTAAGGGATGGTCAATATATTACAACAATGGATTATAAGCAAGAGTTATTACCACAAGTAATTTCCCATATGGTAGGAAGAGAAATCAAAGATAAATTCCCCAAGGTGCATTGTGAAATTGGAGAGGAAGTATTTTCTGTTAAGAATTTTTCTACACCTAATGGTGTGAAATCAGTTCATTTTAGCGTGAAAAAAGGTGAAATTGTTGCCTTTGCCGGGCTCATGGGTGCTGGAAGATCAGAACTAGTGCGAGCCATTTTTGGTGCTGATAAAAAAAACAGCGGTGAGATTTATTTGAATGGAGAGGCCATTACGATTAAATCCCCGAGAGATGCAATTCGTCATGGCATTTACTGTGTACCAGAAGATCGTAAGAAAGATGGTTTATGCATTAAAATGTCAGTTAAACATAACATCACCCTACCTAATTTAGATATGACTGCCACTTTAGATGTGATTCATCCCCAGAAGGAAGCACATCTTACCGCTAAGATTATTGAAAAGTTAGGCATACGAACTCCCTCCCAAGAGCAACTCGTAAAAAATCTTAGCGGTGGCAATCAACAAAAAATCGTCGTTGGGAAGTGGCTTGCTAGAGATGCTAAGGTTATCTTCTTTGATGAACCTACACGTGGTATCGATGTAGCTGCTAAAATTGAAATCTATAATTTAATGAATCAATTGAAGGAACAAGGCATAGCTGTGATATATGTTTCATCTGAATTACCTGAGGTGTTAGGATTATCTGATAGGGTACTGGTTATGTGTAACGGTAACTTAAGAGCTGAGCTTAAGACAGAAGAAACAAACCAAGAAGAAATACTCTTTTATGCAACCCAATATGAATCAACGGAGGTAAGTTAA
- a CDS encoding ribose ABC transporter permease, whose translation MSAQEGTIKKGITLSRSVKQFISTLSGLVVLLVIFGIGNRNFVTTGNLLNVAVQTTPILLIAIGQTFVLISGGIDLSIGSNIALAGIMTAMLMKAGVPVPIAILAGLISAAIVGITNGVLVSYGKLPPFIVTLGTMTAVRGITLTLTKGIPISGLPESFNAIGISKTFGIPNPIYIMIIFIIIFGFILAKTKTGRYTYALGSNAEAARLSGVNSSMALIKVYMFSAILAGVAGLVMAARIISAPPTAGMGYELDAVAASVIGGASTMGGEGTIAGTVIGAFIISVLRNGLNLMGISPFIQQIVIGVVIVAAVFFDKIRHND comes from the coding sequence ATGAGCGCGCAGGAGGGAACAATTAAGAAGGGCATCACTTTATCTCGAAGTGTAAAGCAATTCATATCAACACTTAGCGGGTTAGTCGTTTTGTTGGTGATATTTGGTATAGGGAATCGTAACTTTGTAACAACTGGAAATTTATTAAATGTAGCAGTTCAAACAACACCGATTTTATTGATTGCAATTGGGCAAACCTTTGTACTCATTTCAGGCGGTATTGATTTATCCATTGGATCTAACATTGCCTTAGCAGGTATCATGACAGCAATGCTGATGAAAGCCGGTGTACCGGTTCCAATTGCCATTTTAGCGGGTCTTATATCTGCAGCAATTGTTGGGATCACCAATGGTGTATTAGTTTCCTATGGAAAACTACCACCATTCATAGTTACACTGGGCACAATGACAGCAGTTAGAGGGATTACACTTACATTAACTAAGGGGATTCCAATTAGTGGATTGCCAGAGAGTTTCAATGCTATTGGTATTAGTAAGACATTCGGAATCCCTAATCCTATATACATAATGATTATATTTATTATTATTTTTGGATTCATATTAGCTAAAACCAAAACGGGTAGATATACCTATGCATTAGGCAGCAATGCAGAAGCGGCTAGACTTTCAGGTGTTAATTCAAGCATGGCCTTAATTAAAGTATATATGTTCAGTGCAATTTTAGCTGGAGTTGCAGGATTGGTTATGGCAGCACGTATTATTTCAGCACCACCTACTGCAGGGATGGGTTATGAGTTAGATGCAGTAGCAGCATCGGTAATCGGAGGCGCAAGTACTATGGGCGGGGAAGGAACGATAGCTGGAACAGTCATTGGTGCATTTATCATAAGTGTTTTAAGGAACGGCCTGAATTTAATGGGTATTTCACCATTTATTCAACAAATAGTGATTGGTGTAGTGATTGTAGCAGCAGTGTTTTTTGATAAAATTAGACACAATGACTAA
- a CDS encoding sugar ABC transporter substrate-binding protein, translating to MKKLFVLGLAMIMVLSMVGCSEKPAETTTPPAEETTDGGAAKQLTITLITMDSMDEHWLKVKNGAEDAAAELGNVKIIFDAPQTKVDATVQAQLVENAIVNKSDAIMLAALDKEALKPVVEKAKAAGIPVIFVDSGVNTDQYDAFFSTNNGAAAETAAVELATLIGEKGKIAIINAQAGAGTTMTRENDFAAKIKADYPNIEIVGVQYSDGDKQKALNYATDFMTQYPDLVGFYACNEGATVGVGNAVDQSGKSDSISVVGFDFSADVKGLIEKGAIKASMVQNPYVMGNEGVKAAVKIINGEAINPKDVDTGVTVARKDNLTEIK from the coding sequence ATGAAAAAGTTATTTGTATTGGGGTTAGCAATGATTATGGTATTATCTATGGTAGGTTGTAGCGAAAAACCAGCTGAAACAACCACGCCACCAGCAGAAGAAACAACTGATGGGGGAGCAGCAAAACAACTAACAATAACATTAATTACAATGGATTCAATGGACGAGCATTGGCTTAAAGTTAAAAATGGTGCTGAAGATGCAGCAGCAGAACTTGGTAATGTAAAGATTATTTTCGATGCACCTCAAACAAAAGTAGATGCAACCGTTCAAGCACAGTTGGTTGAAAATGCAATTGTGAACAAATCTGATGCGATTATGTTAGCAGCATTAGACAAAGAAGCTTTAAAACCAGTAGTTGAAAAAGCAAAAGCAGCAGGAATTCCTGTCATATTTGTTGACTCTGGTGTGAATACAGATCAATATGATGCATTCTTCTCAACAAACAATGGTGCAGCAGCAGAAACAGCAGCAGTAGAATTGGCAACTTTAATTGGTGAAAAAGGTAAAATTGCAATCATTAATGCACAAGCTGGAGCTGGTACTACAATGACACGCGAAAATGATTTCGCAGCAAAAATCAAAGCTGATTATCCAAATATTGAAATCGTTGGTGTTCAATACTCTGATGGTGACAAACAAAAAGCTTTGAATTATGCAACAGACTTTATGACTCAATATCCTGATTTAGTTGGATTTTATGCTTGTAACGAAGGAGCAACTGTAGGTGTTGGTAATGCAGTAGACCAATCAGGTAAGAGTGATTCCATTAGTGTTGTAGGTTTTGACTTTTCAGCTGATGTGAAAGGCTTAATTGAAAAAGGTGCTATCAAGGCATCAATGGTTCAAAATCCATATGTAATGGGTAATGAAGGTGTTAAAGCAGCTGTTAAAATCATTAATGGCGAAGCAATTAATCCTAAAGATGTGGACACAGGCGTTACAGTTGCTAGAAAAGATAATTTAACAGAAATTAAATAA